In Apostichopus japonicus isolate 1M-3 chromosome 3, ASM3797524v1, whole genome shotgun sequence, a single genomic region encodes these proteins:
- the LOC139964781 gene encoding uncharacterized protein isoform X1, which produces MSRRKQSHPRAWKETVDKKQRECDDADSSQQGMSASDCIHDNPLQEDVAEDSLSCKFIEALQQAIVGQTLGPISSSICQIATETIAVSDEKSKTLDPERSTTSLKVILQGNNGEEESVSFIPAVDEDDAHLVIQKTGRGVYVKLMRRFETPSEIRGLVIDGQLKKDTAEVVVIKEEEEVDEGLVEHPPSSNTSHIDEEHILNVTKKCPNCSVCFRNTSNLLAHQTYYCTGRDHKEQAAPSPRDHHVSSKSLSVSQSSSPRLTSRSSSRNSSGSDEGSGSAQSVHVCQLCQSSFMSRQNCESHMLILHCGEHVPMCKFCNFVAGSWDILRDHVFTHVKVEKREEAQSSNGDRSVVGCNGCARLTEIGESDGVVGGDDSSRDNSQGRSNTKHFHVKHDSNSMNDNCNSNDSRETDDVHRTRGLLEKSNLKRKCSSSREFSKRTRWGDATGRGSPLEVRNVNYGNPSPPAISASMCRACNISFRSKENYVAHKKYYCKQRHSEHHESKVMSPSSDSREGSPRRCQSPGGMLPNVVHSKNQRGSPMQYTVERNVSPERSDRSLMKGPPHAPLVYMSQVVPSAMLVGGTQIISPNGAHLISPIFLLTPPVAIPVTGVEPSLPTSTSDSSWKRKDKVDSPLDLSMTSSPATPENVQRPSEIREEEEDCDNLKVQSPRSPSSASPQKSFICGQCGVSFWKANTLIAHKQLYCSEMQKDESKPSSGRPSQRQRQTSPGGSDSSELPSQDPRTRFGAAVSTSETEQRKRRLPFPASRVSPNRSRHEQHLEKYFTSFHIENQIYKGLHLCSGCGVAFRKLESLEIHQKFYCQKSASSAPGSSGTPSTTAERNCRGTKDKNSQSENNHLRLLSDGNVIHTRKGNTKSRHLPVNSGLGKHHKPDEFESRSRDETIGKERSGRQSLELCDRQMSPNQDINRRARSWPMISQREVDDDESRKSPPAFVVGDGTSDKIKSEQNDFLDKDRTSQGFGRVNEKNVNGCIRVKTEASSPKDDGGIRPGRDHQKTENARAQVHRKIPHSVSVVGVRPDSTFLPSSKACRACNISFHSLSTFIAHKKYYCSSTASQRSKLST; this is translated from the exons AAACGGTCGACAAGAAACAGAGAGAGTGTGATGATGCTGACTCTTCTCAGCAGGGTATGTCGGCATCTGATTGTATCCATGACAACCCACTCCAGGAGGATGTTGCAGAAGACTCTTTGTCATGCAAATTTATTGAAGCTCTACAGCAAGCCATAGTGGGACAGACTTTAGGCCCTATCTCTTCATCTATCTGCCAAATTGCCACCGAAACGATTGCAGTATCAGATGAGAAATCAAAG ACGCTTGACCCCGAAAGATCGACCACGTCTCTAAAGGTGATACTTCAGGGAAACAACGGCGAAGAGGAAAGTGTCAGTTTTATACCTGCAGTCGACGAAGATGATGCTCACTTGGTCATTCAGAAAACCG GCCGTGGTGTTTATGTCAAGCTGATGAGAAGATTCGAAACTCCATCGGAAATAAGAGGGCTCGTTATTGATGGGCAGCTGAAGAAAGATACGGCAGAAGTCGTAGTGAttaaggaagaagaagaagtcgACGAAGGACTCGTGGAACATCCACCGTCCTCCAATACGAGTCACATAGACGAAGAGCACATCCTCA ACGTCACCAAGAAGTGCCCAAACTGCAGCGTATGTTTCCGGAACACCAGCAACCTGCTCGCTCACCAGACGTACTACTGCACGGGCAGAGACCACAAGGAGCAGGCAGCACCAAGCCCACGTGACCACCATGTGAGCAGTAAGTCCCTCTCCGTCTCACAATCCTCCAGTCCACGTCTGACGTCCAGAAGTTCGAGTAGGAACTCCTCGGGCTCCGACGAAGGGTCTGGCTCTGCTCAGTCGGTCCATGTTTGCCAGCTCTGTCAGTCTTCATTCATGTCCCGTCAAAACTGTGAGAGTCACATGCTCATCCTGCACTGCGGGGAGCACGTCCCCATGTGCAAGTTCTGTAATTTTGTCGCCGGAAGTTGGGACATCCTCCGGGATCACGTCTTTACCCACGTCaaggtggagaagagagaagaagcGCAGAGCAGCAACGGCGATAGGAGCGTTGTGGGCTGCAACGGCTGTGCGAGACTCACAGAAATTGGTGAAAGCGATGGGGTCGTCGGCGGCGACGATTCGTCGAGAGATAACAGTCAAGGCAGAAGTAATACCAAGCATTTTCATGTTAAACATGACAGTAACAGCATGAATGACAACTGCAACAGTAACGACAGTCGCGAGACAGATGACGTACATCGGACACGTGGTTTACTcgaaaaatcaaatttaaaacgCAAGTGTAGTTCTAGCAGGGAGTTTAGTAAGAGGACTCGTTGGGGAGATGCAACGGGCAGAGGCAGCCCGTTGGAAGTTAGAAATGTCAATTATGGTAACCCTTCCCCACCAGCCATTTCTGCCTCGATGTGTAGAGCCTGCAACATCAGTTTCCGTTCCAAAGAAAACTATGTCGCCCACAAGAAGTATTATTGTAAACAAAGGCATTCCGAGCATCATGAGTCAAAGGTGATGTCGCCCTCGTCGGATAGTAGAGAGGGTTCCCCACGACGTTGCCAGTCTCCTGGTGGTATGTTGCCTAACGTTGTACACAGTAAGAACCAACGTGGCAGTCCCATGCAGTACACCGTAGAAAGGAACGTGTCGCCCGAGAGGTCGGACAGATCCCTGATGAAAGGGCCGCCTCATGCTCCCCTCGTGTACATGAGTCAAGTGGTGCCATCTGCCATGCTGGTCGGGGGTACCCAAATCATAAGTCCCAACGGTGCCCATCTCATCTCTCCGATATTCCTTCTGACCCCTCCCGTGGCCATCCCCGTCACGGGCGTTGAGCCCTCTTTACCTACTTCCACATCCGACTCTTCCTGGAAAAGAAAGGACAAAGTCGATTCCCCTCTAGACTTGAGTATGACCTCTTCACCTGCCACCCCAGAGAATGTTCAGAGACCGTCAGAGAtcagagaagaagaagaagactgtGACAACCTCAAGGTACAATCTCCCCGAAGTCCCAGTTCTGCCTCGCCTCAAAAGTCATTCATCTGCGGTCAATGCGGCGTCTCGTTTTGGAAAGCAAACACCTTGATCGCACACAAGCAGCTCTACTGCTCGGAAATGCAAAAGGACGAGAGCAAACCGTCGTCGGGGCGTCCTTCGCAGCGACAACGTCAAACGTCTCCCGGCGGATCGGATTCCTCGGAACTGCCTTCGCAAGATCCCCGGACGAGATTCGGCGCCGCTGTATCCACATCCGAGACGGAACAGAGGAAGCGCAGGTTACCATTCCCAGCTTCACGTGTGTCTCCTAATCGCAGCAGGCACGAACAGCATCTGGAGAAATATTTCACTAGTTTTCacattgaaaatcaaatatacaaaGGGCTTCACCTCTGCTCGGGCTGTGGTGTCGCTTTTCGCAAACTGGAATCCTTGGAGATCCATCAAAAGTTTTACTGTCAAAAATCGGCTTCTTCTGCGCCCGGCAGTAGCGGTACGCCTTCAACAACAGCAGAAAGGAATTGCAGAGGAACTAAGGACAAGAATAGCCAATCAGAGAACAACCATTTAAGACTTTTAAGCGATGGCAACGTAATCCATACGAGAAAGGGAAACACCAAGAGTAGACACCTGCCTGTCAATTCTGGTCTTGGGAAACATCACAAGCCAGATGAATTCGAAAGTAGAAGTCGAGATGAAACTATCGGAAAGGAAAGGAGTGGCAGGCAGAGTCTTGAGTTATGTGACAGACAAATGTCTCCAAACCAGGACATAAACCGACGAGCTAGATCGTGGCCCATGATCAGTCAGAGAGAAGTCGATGATGATGAGTCAAGAAAATCACCTCCTGCATTTGTTGTTGGAGACGGCACCTCTGATAAAATTAAAAGTGAGCAAAATGACTTCCTTGACAAGGATAGAACATCTCAGGGATTTGGCAGGGTGAACGAGAAAAATGTTAACGGATGTATTCGTGTCAAGACCGAAGCATCGTCACCGAAAGACGACGGCGGCATTCGACCTGGACGAGACCATCAAAAAACCGAAAATGCAAGAGCACAGGTCCATAGGAAAATTCCTCATTCAGTTTCAGTCGTTGGTGTTAGACCCGATTCCACGTTTCTGCCAAGCAGCAAAGCCTGCAGGGCCTGCAACATTAGCTTCCATAGCCTCTCTACTTTCATTGCTCATAAAAAGTATTATTGTTCTAGCACTGCTAGTCAAAGGTCAAAATTGTCTACATGA
- the LOC139964781 gene encoding uncharacterized protein isoform X3: MSASDCIHDNPLQEDVAEDSLSCKFIEALQQAIVGQTLGPISSSICQIATETIAVSDEKSKTLDPERSTTSLKVILQGNNGEEESVSFIPAVDEDDAHLVIQKTGRGVYVKLMRRFETPSEIRGLVIDGQLKKDTAEVVVIKEEEEVDEGLVEHPPSSNTSHIDEEHILNVTKKCPNCSVCFRNTSNLLAHQTYYCTGRDHKEQAAPSPRDHHVSSKSLSVSQSSSPRLTSRSSSRNSSGSDEGSGSAQSVHVCQLCQSSFMSRQNCESHMLILHCGEHVPMCKFCNFVAGSWDILRDHVFTHVKVEKREEAQSSNGDRSVVGCNGCARLTEIGESDGVVGGDDSSRDNSQGRSNTKHFHVKHDSNSMNDNCNSNDSRETDDVHRTRGLLEKSNLKRKCSSSREFSKRTRWGDATGRGSPLEVRNVNYGNPSPPAISASMCRACNISFRSKENYVAHKKYYCKQRHSEHHESKVMSPSSDSREGSPRRCQSPGGMLPNVVHSKNQRGSPMQYTVERNVSPERSDRSLMKGPPHAPLVYMSQVVPSAMLVGGTQIISPNGAHLISPIFLLTPPVAIPVTGVEPSLPTSTSDSSWKRKDKVDSPLDLSMTSSPATPENVQRPSEIREEEEDCDNLKVQSPRSPSSASPQKSFICGQCGVSFWKANTLIAHKQLYCSEMQKDESKPSSGRPSQRQRQTSPGGSDSSELPSQDPRTRFGAAVSTSETEQRKRRLPFPASRVSPNRSRHEQHLEKYFTSFHIENQIYKGLHLCSGCGVAFRKLESLEIHQKFYCQKSASSAPGSSGTPSTTAERNCRGTKDKNSQSENNHLRLLSDGNVIHTRKGNTKSRHLPVNSGLGKHHKPDEFESRSRDETIGKERSGRQSLELCDRQMSPNQDINRRARSWPMISQREVDDDESRKSPPAFVVGDGTSDKIKSEQNDFLDKDRTSQGFGRVNEKNVNGCIRVKTEASSPKDDGGIRPGRDHQKTENARAQVHRKIPHSVSVVGVRPDSTFLPSSKACRACNISFHSLSTFIAHKKYYCSSTASQRSKLST, translated from the exons ATGTCGGCATCTGATTGTATCCATGACAACCCACTCCAGGAGGATGTTGCAGAAGACTCTTTGTCATGCAAATTTATTGAAGCTCTACAGCAAGCCATAGTGGGACAGACTTTAGGCCCTATCTCTTCATCTATCTGCCAAATTGCCACCGAAACGATTGCAGTATCAGATGAGAAATCAAAG ACGCTTGACCCCGAAAGATCGACCACGTCTCTAAAGGTGATACTTCAGGGAAACAACGGCGAAGAGGAAAGTGTCAGTTTTATACCTGCAGTCGACGAAGATGATGCTCACTTGGTCATTCAGAAAACCG GCCGTGGTGTTTATGTCAAGCTGATGAGAAGATTCGAAACTCCATCGGAAATAAGAGGGCTCGTTATTGATGGGCAGCTGAAGAAAGATACGGCAGAAGTCGTAGTGAttaaggaagaagaagaagtcgACGAAGGACTCGTGGAACATCCACCGTCCTCCAATACGAGTCACATAGACGAAGAGCACATCCTCA ACGTCACCAAGAAGTGCCCAAACTGCAGCGTATGTTTCCGGAACACCAGCAACCTGCTCGCTCACCAGACGTACTACTGCACGGGCAGAGACCACAAGGAGCAGGCAGCACCAAGCCCACGTGACCACCATGTGAGCAGTAAGTCCCTCTCCGTCTCACAATCCTCCAGTCCACGTCTGACGTCCAGAAGTTCGAGTAGGAACTCCTCGGGCTCCGACGAAGGGTCTGGCTCTGCTCAGTCGGTCCATGTTTGCCAGCTCTGTCAGTCTTCATTCATGTCCCGTCAAAACTGTGAGAGTCACATGCTCATCCTGCACTGCGGGGAGCACGTCCCCATGTGCAAGTTCTGTAATTTTGTCGCCGGAAGTTGGGACATCCTCCGGGATCACGTCTTTACCCACGTCaaggtggagaagagagaagaagcGCAGAGCAGCAACGGCGATAGGAGCGTTGTGGGCTGCAACGGCTGTGCGAGACTCACAGAAATTGGTGAAAGCGATGGGGTCGTCGGCGGCGACGATTCGTCGAGAGATAACAGTCAAGGCAGAAGTAATACCAAGCATTTTCATGTTAAACATGACAGTAACAGCATGAATGACAACTGCAACAGTAACGACAGTCGCGAGACAGATGACGTACATCGGACACGTGGTTTACTcgaaaaatcaaatttaaaacgCAAGTGTAGTTCTAGCAGGGAGTTTAGTAAGAGGACTCGTTGGGGAGATGCAACGGGCAGAGGCAGCCCGTTGGAAGTTAGAAATGTCAATTATGGTAACCCTTCCCCACCAGCCATTTCTGCCTCGATGTGTAGAGCCTGCAACATCAGTTTCCGTTCCAAAGAAAACTATGTCGCCCACAAGAAGTATTATTGTAAACAAAGGCATTCCGAGCATCATGAGTCAAAGGTGATGTCGCCCTCGTCGGATAGTAGAGAGGGTTCCCCACGACGTTGCCAGTCTCCTGGTGGTATGTTGCCTAACGTTGTACACAGTAAGAACCAACGTGGCAGTCCCATGCAGTACACCGTAGAAAGGAACGTGTCGCCCGAGAGGTCGGACAGATCCCTGATGAAAGGGCCGCCTCATGCTCCCCTCGTGTACATGAGTCAAGTGGTGCCATCTGCCATGCTGGTCGGGGGTACCCAAATCATAAGTCCCAACGGTGCCCATCTCATCTCTCCGATATTCCTTCTGACCCCTCCCGTGGCCATCCCCGTCACGGGCGTTGAGCCCTCTTTACCTACTTCCACATCCGACTCTTCCTGGAAAAGAAAGGACAAAGTCGATTCCCCTCTAGACTTGAGTATGACCTCTTCACCTGCCACCCCAGAGAATGTTCAGAGACCGTCAGAGAtcagagaagaagaagaagactgtGACAACCTCAAGGTACAATCTCCCCGAAGTCCCAGTTCTGCCTCGCCTCAAAAGTCATTCATCTGCGGTCAATGCGGCGTCTCGTTTTGGAAAGCAAACACCTTGATCGCACACAAGCAGCTCTACTGCTCGGAAATGCAAAAGGACGAGAGCAAACCGTCGTCGGGGCGTCCTTCGCAGCGACAACGTCAAACGTCTCCCGGCGGATCGGATTCCTCGGAACTGCCTTCGCAAGATCCCCGGACGAGATTCGGCGCCGCTGTATCCACATCCGAGACGGAACAGAGGAAGCGCAGGTTACCATTCCCAGCTTCACGTGTGTCTCCTAATCGCAGCAGGCACGAACAGCATCTGGAGAAATATTTCACTAGTTTTCacattgaaaatcaaatatacaaaGGGCTTCACCTCTGCTCGGGCTGTGGTGTCGCTTTTCGCAAACTGGAATCCTTGGAGATCCATCAAAAGTTTTACTGTCAAAAATCGGCTTCTTCTGCGCCCGGCAGTAGCGGTACGCCTTCAACAACAGCAGAAAGGAATTGCAGAGGAACTAAGGACAAGAATAGCCAATCAGAGAACAACCATTTAAGACTTTTAAGCGATGGCAACGTAATCCATACGAGAAAGGGAAACACCAAGAGTAGACACCTGCCTGTCAATTCTGGTCTTGGGAAACATCACAAGCCAGATGAATTCGAAAGTAGAAGTCGAGATGAAACTATCGGAAAGGAAAGGAGTGGCAGGCAGAGTCTTGAGTTATGTGACAGACAAATGTCTCCAAACCAGGACATAAACCGACGAGCTAGATCGTGGCCCATGATCAGTCAGAGAGAAGTCGATGATGATGAGTCAAGAAAATCACCTCCTGCATTTGTTGTTGGAGACGGCACCTCTGATAAAATTAAAAGTGAGCAAAATGACTTCCTTGACAAGGATAGAACATCTCAGGGATTTGGCAGGGTGAACGAGAAAAATGTTAACGGATGTATTCGTGTCAAGACCGAAGCATCGTCACCGAAAGACGACGGCGGCATTCGACCTGGACGAGACCATCAAAAAACCGAAAATGCAAGAGCACAGGTCCATAGGAAAATTCCTCATTCAGTTTCAGTCGTTGGTGTTAGACCCGATTCCACGTTTCTGCCAAGCAGCAAAGCCTGCAGGGCCTGCAACATTAGCTTCCATAGCCTCTCTACTTTCATTGCTCATAAAAAGTATTATTGTTCTAGCACTGCTAGTCAAAGGTCAAAATTGTCTACATGA
- the LOC139964781 gene encoding uncharacterized protein isoform X2 produces MALLRETVDKKQRECDDADSSQQGMSASDCIHDNPLQEDVAEDSLSCKFIEALQQAIVGQTLGPISSSICQIATETIAVSDEKSKTLDPERSTTSLKVILQGNNGEEESVSFIPAVDEDDAHLVIQKTGRGVYVKLMRRFETPSEIRGLVIDGQLKKDTAEVVVIKEEEEVDEGLVEHPPSSNTSHIDEEHILNVTKKCPNCSVCFRNTSNLLAHQTYYCTGRDHKEQAAPSPRDHHVSSKSLSVSQSSSPRLTSRSSSRNSSGSDEGSGSAQSVHVCQLCQSSFMSRQNCESHMLILHCGEHVPMCKFCNFVAGSWDILRDHVFTHVKVEKREEAQSSNGDRSVVGCNGCARLTEIGESDGVVGGDDSSRDNSQGRSNTKHFHVKHDSNSMNDNCNSNDSRETDDVHRTRGLLEKSNLKRKCSSSREFSKRTRWGDATGRGSPLEVRNVNYGNPSPPAISASMCRACNISFRSKENYVAHKKYYCKQRHSEHHESKVMSPSSDSREGSPRRCQSPGGMLPNVVHSKNQRGSPMQYTVERNVSPERSDRSLMKGPPHAPLVYMSQVVPSAMLVGGTQIISPNGAHLISPIFLLTPPVAIPVTGVEPSLPTSTSDSSWKRKDKVDSPLDLSMTSSPATPENVQRPSEIREEEEDCDNLKVQSPRSPSSASPQKSFICGQCGVSFWKANTLIAHKQLYCSEMQKDESKPSSGRPSQRQRQTSPGGSDSSELPSQDPRTRFGAAVSTSETEQRKRRLPFPASRVSPNRSRHEQHLEKYFTSFHIENQIYKGLHLCSGCGVAFRKLESLEIHQKFYCQKSASSAPGSSGTPSTTAERNCRGTKDKNSQSENNHLRLLSDGNVIHTRKGNTKSRHLPVNSGLGKHHKPDEFESRSRDETIGKERSGRQSLELCDRQMSPNQDINRRARSWPMISQREVDDDESRKSPPAFVVGDGTSDKIKSEQNDFLDKDRTSQGFGRVNEKNVNGCIRVKTEASSPKDDGGIRPGRDHQKTENARAQVHRKIPHSVSVVGVRPDSTFLPSSKACRACNISFHSLSTFIAHKKYYCSSTASQRSKLST; encoded by the exons AAACGGTCGACAAGAAACAGAGAGAGTGTGATGATGCTGACTCTTCTCAGCAGGGTATGTCGGCATCTGATTGTATCCATGACAACCCACTCCAGGAGGATGTTGCAGAAGACTCTTTGTCATGCAAATTTATTGAAGCTCTACAGCAAGCCATAGTGGGACAGACTTTAGGCCCTATCTCTTCATCTATCTGCCAAATTGCCACCGAAACGATTGCAGTATCAGATGAGAAATCAAAG ACGCTTGACCCCGAAAGATCGACCACGTCTCTAAAGGTGATACTTCAGGGAAACAACGGCGAAGAGGAAAGTGTCAGTTTTATACCTGCAGTCGACGAAGATGATGCTCACTTGGTCATTCAGAAAACCG GCCGTGGTGTTTATGTCAAGCTGATGAGAAGATTCGAAACTCCATCGGAAATAAGAGGGCTCGTTATTGATGGGCAGCTGAAGAAAGATACGGCAGAAGTCGTAGTGAttaaggaagaagaagaagtcgACGAAGGACTCGTGGAACATCCACCGTCCTCCAATACGAGTCACATAGACGAAGAGCACATCCTCA ACGTCACCAAGAAGTGCCCAAACTGCAGCGTATGTTTCCGGAACACCAGCAACCTGCTCGCTCACCAGACGTACTACTGCACGGGCAGAGACCACAAGGAGCAGGCAGCACCAAGCCCACGTGACCACCATGTGAGCAGTAAGTCCCTCTCCGTCTCACAATCCTCCAGTCCACGTCTGACGTCCAGAAGTTCGAGTAGGAACTCCTCGGGCTCCGACGAAGGGTCTGGCTCTGCTCAGTCGGTCCATGTTTGCCAGCTCTGTCAGTCTTCATTCATGTCCCGTCAAAACTGTGAGAGTCACATGCTCATCCTGCACTGCGGGGAGCACGTCCCCATGTGCAAGTTCTGTAATTTTGTCGCCGGAAGTTGGGACATCCTCCGGGATCACGTCTTTACCCACGTCaaggtggagaagagagaagaagcGCAGAGCAGCAACGGCGATAGGAGCGTTGTGGGCTGCAACGGCTGTGCGAGACTCACAGAAATTGGTGAAAGCGATGGGGTCGTCGGCGGCGACGATTCGTCGAGAGATAACAGTCAAGGCAGAAGTAATACCAAGCATTTTCATGTTAAACATGACAGTAACAGCATGAATGACAACTGCAACAGTAACGACAGTCGCGAGACAGATGACGTACATCGGACACGTGGTTTACTcgaaaaatcaaatttaaaacgCAAGTGTAGTTCTAGCAGGGAGTTTAGTAAGAGGACTCGTTGGGGAGATGCAACGGGCAGAGGCAGCCCGTTGGAAGTTAGAAATGTCAATTATGGTAACCCTTCCCCACCAGCCATTTCTGCCTCGATGTGTAGAGCCTGCAACATCAGTTTCCGTTCCAAAGAAAACTATGTCGCCCACAAGAAGTATTATTGTAAACAAAGGCATTCCGAGCATCATGAGTCAAAGGTGATGTCGCCCTCGTCGGATAGTAGAGAGGGTTCCCCACGACGTTGCCAGTCTCCTGGTGGTATGTTGCCTAACGTTGTACACAGTAAGAACCAACGTGGCAGTCCCATGCAGTACACCGTAGAAAGGAACGTGTCGCCCGAGAGGTCGGACAGATCCCTGATGAAAGGGCCGCCTCATGCTCCCCTCGTGTACATGAGTCAAGTGGTGCCATCTGCCATGCTGGTCGGGGGTACCCAAATCATAAGTCCCAACGGTGCCCATCTCATCTCTCCGATATTCCTTCTGACCCCTCCCGTGGCCATCCCCGTCACGGGCGTTGAGCCCTCTTTACCTACTTCCACATCCGACTCTTCCTGGAAAAGAAAGGACAAAGTCGATTCCCCTCTAGACTTGAGTATGACCTCTTCACCTGCCACCCCAGAGAATGTTCAGAGACCGTCAGAGAtcagagaagaagaagaagactgtGACAACCTCAAGGTACAATCTCCCCGAAGTCCCAGTTCTGCCTCGCCTCAAAAGTCATTCATCTGCGGTCAATGCGGCGTCTCGTTTTGGAAAGCAAACACCTTGATCGCACACAAGCAGCTCTACTGCTCGGAAATGCAAAAGGACGAGAGCAAACCGTCGTCGGGGCGTCCTTCGCAGCGACAACGTCAAACGTCTCCCGGCGGATCGGATTCCTCGGAACTGCCTTCGCAAGATCCCCGGACGAGATTCGGCGCCGCTGTATCCACATCCGAGACGGAACAGAGGAAGCGCAGGTTACCATTCCCAGCTTCACGTGTGTCTCCTAATCGCAGCAGGCACGAACAGCATCTGGAGAAATATTTCACTAGTTTTCacattgaaaatcaaatatacaaaGGGCTTCACCTCTGCTCGGGCTGTGGTGTCGCTTTTCGCAAACTGGAATCCTTGGAGATCCATCAAAAGTTTTACTGTCAAAAATCGGCTTCTTCTGCGCCCGGCAGTAGCGGTACGCCTTCAACAACAGCAGAAAGGAATTGCAGAGGAACTAAGGACAAGAATAGCCAATCAGAGAACAACCATTTAAGACTTTTAAGCGATGGCAACGTAATCCATACGAGAAAGGGAAACACCAAGAGTAGACACCTGCCTGTCAATTCTGGTCTTGGGAAACATCACAAGCCAGATGAATTCGAAAGTAGAAGTCGAGATGAAACTATCGGAAAGGAAAGGAGTGGCAGGCAGAGTCTTGAGTTATGTGACAGACAAATGTCTCCAAACCAGGACATAAACCGACGAGCTAGATCGTGGCCCATGATCAGTCAGAGAGAAGTCGATGATGATGAGTCAAGAAAATCACCTCCTGCATTTGTTGTTGGAGACGGCACCTCTGATAAAATTAAAAGTGAGCAAAATGACTTCCTTGACAAGGATAGAACATCTCAGGGATTTGGCAGGGTGAACGAGAAAAATGTTAACGGATGTATTCGTGTCAAGACCGAAGCATCGTCACCGAAAGACGACGGCGGCATTCGACCTGGACGAGACCATCAAAAAACCGAAAATGCAAGAGCACAGGTCCATAGGAAAATTCCTCATTCAGTTTCAGTCGTTGGTGTTAGACCCGATTCCACGTTTCTGCCAAGCAGCAAAGCCTGCAGGGCCTGCAACATTAGCTTCCATAGCCTCTCTACTTTCATTGCTCATAAAAAGTATTATTGTTCTAGCACTGCTAGTCAAAGGTCAAAATTGTCTACATGA